The following are encoded in a window of Streptomyces sp. 11x1 genomic DNA:
- a CDS encoding F0F1 ATP synthase subunit epsilon — protein sequence MAAELHVALVAADREVWSGEATLVVARTTSGDIGVMPGHQPLLGVLESGPVTIRTSEGGTVVVAVHGGFISFADNKLSLLAEVAELADEIDVQGAQRELERAKAEGDAAAERRADVRLRTAGAR from the coding sequence TTGGCTGCTGAGCTGCACGTCGCGCTGGTCGCGGCCGACCGAGAGGTCTGGTCGGGCGAGGCCACTCTGGTCGTCGCGCGTACCACGTCCGGCGACATCGGCGTCATGCCCGGTCACCAGCCGCTGCTCGGTGTGCTGGAGTCGGGCCCGGTGACCATCCGTACGAGTGAGGGCGGCACGGTCGTCGTCGCCGTGCACGGCGGTTTCATCTCGTTCGCGGACAACAAGCTGTCCCTGCTGGCCGAGGTCGCCGAGCTGGCCGACGAGATCGACGTCCAGGGCGCCCAGCGGGAGCTGGAGCGCGCGAAGGCGGAGGGCGACGCCGCCGCCGAGCGCCGCGCGGATGTACGACTGCGTACGGCGG